From a single Nissabacter sp. SGAir0207 genomic region:
- the pcnB gene encoding polynucleotide adenylyltransferase PcnB, whose amino-acid sequence MFTRVANFCRKVLARENDVPDTVAPVQAPLFTVIPRDQHAISRRDISENALKVLYRLNKAGFEAYLVGGGVRDLLLGKKPKDFDITTNATPDEVRKLFRNCRLVGRRFRLAHVMFGPEIIEVATFRGHHEQEQPQQDKNASQQGRNGMLLRDNIFGSIEEDAQRRDFTINSLYYGVADFSLRDYTGGLRDLQEGVIRLIGDPETRYREDPVRMLRAVRFAAKLDMRISAETAEPIPRLAALLHEIPPARLFEESLKLLQAGYGYPTYRLLCEYQLFQPLFPLISRQFTESGDSPMERILAQVLKNTDHRLHNDMRVNPAFLFAAMLWYPLIEHAQKLAQESGLAYFDAFALAMNDVLDEQCRSLAIPKRITTLVRDIWLLQLRLSRRQGKRAHKLMEHPKFRAAYDLLALRAEAENNRELVQLAQWWGEFQTATPMRQKGMLSNLGEEGSPRRSRPRRPRKRAPRRDNAE is encoded by the coding sequence ATTTTTACCCGAGTAGCCAATTTTTGCCGAAAGGTGCTGGCCCGCGAAAACGACGTCCCTGACACGGTCGCACCCGTGCAAGCGCCTCTTTTCACTGTCATTCCGCGCGATCAACACGCGATCTCCCGCCGGGACATTAGTGAAAATGCCCTGAAGGTGCTCTATCGCCTGAACAAAGCCGGCTTTGAGGCTTACCTGGTCGGCGGTGGCGTGCGTGACTTGTTGCTCGGCAAAAAACCCAAAGATTTTGACATCACCACCAATGCCACGCCGGATGAGGTGCGCAAGCTGTTCCGCAACTGCCGGCTGGTTGGCCGCCGTTTCCGTCTGGCCCACGTGATGTTTGGCCCGGAGATCATCGAGGTCGCCACCTTCCGTGGCCACCACGAGCAGGAGCAGCCGCAGCAGGACAAAAATGCCTCCCAGCAGGGGCGCAACGGCATGTTGCTGCGCGACAACATCTTCGGCTCGATCGAGGAGGACGCGCAGCGCCGCGACTTCACCATCAACAGCCTCTACTACGGCGTGGCCGATTTCAGCCTGCGTGACTACACCGGCGGCCTGCGCGATCTCCAGGAGGGCGTCATCCGCCTGATTGGCGACCCGGAGACCCGCTACCGCGAAGACCCGGTGCGGATGCTGCGCGCGGTGCGTTTCGCCGCCAAGCTGGACATGCGCATCAGCGCGGAGACCGCCGAGCCGATCCCACGTCTGGCGGCGCTGCTGCATGAGATCCCGCCAGCGCGGCTGTTTGAGGAGTCGCTGAAGCTGTTGCAGGCCGGGTATGGTTACCCGACCTACCGCCTGCTGTGCGAATACCAGCTGTTCCAGCCGCTGTTCCCGCTCATCTCCCGCCAGTTCACCGAGAGCGGCGACAGCCCGATGGAGCGCATTCTGGCGCAGGTGCTGAAGAACACCGACCACCGCCTGCACAATGACATGCGTGTCAACCCGGCATTCCTGTTCGCGGCCATGCTCTGGTATCCGCTGATTGAACATGCGCAGAAGCTGGCGCAAGAGAGCGGGCTGGCCTACTTCGACGCCTTCGCGCTGGCGATGAATGATGTGCTGGACGAGCAGTGCCGCTCGCTGGCGATCCCGAAACGCATCACCACGCTGGTGCGCGACATCTGGCTGTTGCAGTTGCGCCTGTCACGCCGTCAGGGCAAGCGCGCCCACAAGCTGATGGAGCACCCGAAATTCCGCGCCGCCTACGATCTGCTGGCGCTGCGCGCCGAGGCAGAGAACAACCGTGAGCTGGTGCAGCTGGCCCAGTGGTGGGGCGAGTTCCAGACCGCCACCCCGATGCGCCAGAAAGGGATGCTCTCCAACCTCGGCGAAGAGGGCAGCCCGCGCCGCAGCCGCCCACGCCGTCCGCGCAAACGCGCGCCGCGCCGGGACAACGCCGAGTGA
- a CDS encoding ABC transporter ATP-binding protein, with protein sequence MTYALELAQLTKTYAGGVQALRGIDLQVEAGDFYALLGPNGAGKSTTIGIISSLVNKSAGKVRVFGYDIDRDIVNAKRQLGLVPQEFNFNPFETVMQIVVNQAGYYGVKRREALERAEKYLTQLDLWGKRNERARMLSGGMKRRLMIARALMHEPKLLILDEPTAGVDIELRRSMWTFLQELNASGTTIILTTHYLEEAEMLCRNIGIIQRGELVENTSMKALLAKLKSETFVLDLAAKSPLPKLEGYKSTLVDTSTLEVEVMREQGLNGVFSQLSKQGIQVLSMRNKANRLEELFVGLVNGVEDNA encoded by the coding sequence ATGACATATGCACTGGAATTAGCGCAGCTAACCAAAACCTACGCAGGTGGGGTACAGGCGCTGCGCGGCATCGACCTGCAGGTGGAAGCCGGCGATTTTTATGCCCTGCTTGGCCCGAACGGCGCCGGGAAATCCACCACCATCGGCATCATCAGTTCGCTGGTCAACAAGAGCGCCGGCAAGGTGCGGGTATTTGGCTATGATATTGACCGCGACATCGTCAACGCCAAGCGCCAGCTCGGGCTGGTGCCGCAGGAGTTTAACTTCAACCCGTTTGAGACCGTGATGCAGATTGTGGTCAATCAGGCTGGCTACTACGGCGTGAAGCGCCGCGAGGCGCTGGAGCGGGCGGAGAAGTACCTGACCCAGCTTGACCTGTGGGGCAAGCGCAACGAGCGGGCGCGGATGCTCTCCGGTGGCATGAAGCGCCGCCTGATGATTGCGCGCGCGCTGATGCACGAGCCAAAGCTGCTGATCCTCGATGAGCCGACCGCGGGCGTCGACATTGAGCTGCGCCGCTCGATGTGGACTTTCCTGCAAGAGCTGAACGCCAGCGGCACCACCATCATCCTCACCACCCACTATCTGGAAGAGGCGGAGATGCTGTGCCGCAACATCGGCATCATCCAGCGCGGTGAGCTGGTGGAGAACACCAGCATGAAGGCGCTGCTCGCCAAGCTGAAGTCTGAAACCTTTGTGCTCGATCTGGCGGCGAAAAGCCCGCTGCCGAAGCTGGAGGGGTACAAGAGCACGCTGGTGGACACCTCAACGCTTGAGGTGGAGGTGATGCGTGAGCAGGGGCTGAACGGCGTATTCAGCCAGTTGAGCAAGCAGGGCATCCAGGTGCTCAGTATGAGGAACAAAGCCAACCGGCTGGAGGAGCTGTTTGTCGGGCTGGTGAATGGTGTGGAGGATAACGCATGA
- the panD gene encoding aspartate 1-decarboxylase: MVRTMLQGKLHRVKVTQADLHYEGSCAIDQDFLEAAGILEYEAIDIYNVDNGQRFSTYAIVAERGSRIISVNGAAARLACVGDKLIICSYVQMEEADARRHQPKVAYFEGDNQLQRRASAIPVQVA; the protein is encoded by the coding sequence ATGGTACGCACAATGCTGCAAGGCAAACTCCACCGGGTGAAGGTCACGCAGGCCGATCTGCACTATGAAGGCTCCTGCGCCATCGATCAGGATTTCCTCGAGGCCGCTGGCATCCTGGAGTATGAAGCCATCGACATCTACAACGTCGATAACGGCCAGCGTTTCTCCACCTACGCCATCGTCGCCGAGCGCGGCTCGCGCATCATTTCGGTCAATGGCGCGGCCGCCCGCCTCGCCTGCGTCGGCGACAAGCTGATCATCTGCTCCTACGTACAGATGGAGGAGGCGGACGCGCGCCGCCACCAGCCGAAGGTTGCCTACTTCGAGGGTGACAACCAGCTCCAGCGCCGCGCCAGCGCCATTCCGGTGCAGGTGGCCTGA
- the panB gene encoding 3-methyl-2-oxobutanoate hydroxymethyltransferase produces MKPTTVSHLREWKQQQRKFATITAYDASFAQLFEEQGISVMLIGDSLGMVVQGQDSTLPVTVEEIAYHTRCVRRGAPHSLVMADLPFMSYGTPEQACDNAATLMRAGANMVKLEGGSWLCETVKKLTQRAVPVCGHLGLTPQSVNIFGGYKVQGRDEAAANQLLQDALNLEQAGIQVLVLECVPASLAEKVTRALQIPVIGIGAGNATDGQILVMHDAFGITGGHVPKFAKNFLAEAGDLRSAVRLYVDQVASGAYPAEEHSFK; encoded by the coding sequence ATGAAACCCACCACGGTCAGCCACTTACGCGAGTGGAAACAGCAGCAGCGCAAGTTCGCGACCATCACCGCCTATGACGCCAGCTTCGCCCAGTTGTTCGAGGAGCAGGGCATCAGCGTGATGCTGATTGGCGATTCGCTTGGGATGGTGGTTCAGGGTCAGGACTCCACCCTGCCGGTCACGGTGGAGGAGATCGCCTACCACACCCGCTGCGTGCGGCGCGGCGCGCCCCACAGTCTGGTGATGGCTGACCTGCCCTTCATGAGCTACGGCACGCCGGAACAGGCGTGCGACAACGCTGCGACGCTGATGCGCGCCGGGGCCAACATGGTGAAGCTGGAGGGCGGCAGTTGGCTGTGCGAGACGGTGAAAAAGCTGACCCAGCGCGCGGTGCCGGTGTGTGGCCACCTTGGCCTGACGCCGCAGTCGGTCAATATTTTCGGCGGCTACAAGGTGCAGGGGCGTGACGAAGCGGCGGCCAACCAGCTGTTGCAGGACGCCCTCAATCTGGAGCAGGCTGGCATACAGGTGCTGGTGCTGGAGTGCGTACCGGCCTCGCTGGCTGAAAAAGTGACGCGCGCGTTGCAGATCCCGGTGATTGGCATCGGCGCGGGCAACGCCACCGACGGCCAGATTCTGGTGATGCATGATGCCTTTGGCATTACCGGCGGCCATGTGCCAAAGTTCGCCAAGAACTTTTTGGCCGAGGCGGGCGACCTGCGCAGCGCGGTGCGCCTCTACGTCGATCAGGTGGCCTCCGGCGCGTACCCGGCGGAAGAGCACAGCTTTAAATAA
- the can gene encoding carbonate dehydratase, with protein MKEIERLIANNRAWSETITKDDPAFFERLAEAQKPRFLWIGCSDSRVPAERLTGMEPGELFVHRNVANLVIHTDLNCLSVVQYAIDVLQVEHVIVCGHYGCGGVAAAVENPELGLINNWLLHIRDLWYKHSSLLNELPQEDRLNTLCEINVVEQVYNLGHSTIMQGAWKRGQKVMLHGWVYGLQNGQLNDLDMTTANRESLEANYHGAIAKLLPGNA; from the coding sequence ATGAAAGAGATTGAAAGGCTCATAGCCAACAACCGCGCATGGTCTGAGACCATCACCAAAGACGACCCAGCCTTCTTCGAGCGCCTGGCCGAAGCCCAAAAACCGCGTTTCCTGTGGATTGGTTGCTCCGACAGCCGGGTGCCCGCTGAGCGCCTGACCGGCATGGAGCCGGGTGAGTTGTTCGTTCACCGTAACGTGGCCAACCTGGTTATCCATACCGATCTGAACTGCCTCTCCGTGGTGCAGTATGCGATTGACGTCCTGCAAGTTGAGCACGTCATCGTCTGCGGCCACTACGGGTGCGGCGGCGTGGCCGCGGCGGTGGAGAACCCGGAGTTGGGTCTGATCAACAACTGGCTGCTGCACATCCGCGACCTGTGGTACAAGCATAGCTCGTTACTGAACGAACTCCCGCAGGAGGATCGTCTGAATACCCTGTGCGAGATCAACGTGGTTGAGCAGGTCTACAACCTCGGCCACTCCACCATCATGCAGGGCGCCTGGAAGCGCGGGCAGAAAGTGATGCTGCACGGCTGGGTCTACGGCTTGCAGAATGGCCAGCTCAATGATCTGGACATGACCACCGCCAACCGCGAAAGCCTGGAAGCCAACTACCACGGCGCGATCGCCAAGCTGCTGCCTGGCAACGCCTGA
- the folK gene encoding 2-amino-4-hydroxy-6-hydroxymethyldihydropteridine diphosphokinase — translation MIRVYLALGSNLAEPLDQVNAALTALDALPQTRLVRRSSFYRSKPLGPQDQPDYLNAVVELATALPPEALLDATQAIEQQQGRVRKAERWGPRTLDLDMLLYGEQVISTPRLTVPHYDMMNREFMLYPLFEIAPDLVFPSGVALDAHLRGIDRNGLTLW, via the coding sequence GTGATCCGCGTCTATCTGGCGCTCGGCAGCAACCTGGCCGAGCCGCTCGATCAGGTCAATGCGGCCCTCACGGCGCTGGACGCCCTGCCGCAGACGCGGCTGGTGCGCCGCTCCTCGTTCTACCGCAGCAAGCCGCTTGGCCCGCAAGACCAGCCGGACTACCTGAACGCGGTGGTGGAGCTGGCGACGGCCCTGCCGCCGGAGGCGCTGCTTGATGCCACACAGGCGATTGAGCAGCAGCAGGGCCGGGTACGCAAGGCTGAACGTTGGGGGCCGCGCACGCTGGATCTCGACATGCTGCTCTACGGTGAGCAGGTGATCAGCACGCCGCGCCTGACGGTGCCGCACTATGACATGATGAACCGCGAGTTCATGCTCTATCCGCTGTTTGAGATCGCCCCCGATCTGGTGTTCCCCAGCGGCGTAGCGCTGGACGCGCACCTGCGTGGCATCGACCGCAACGGCCTGACGCTCTGGTAA
- the panC gene encoding pantoate--beta-alanine ligase, with amino-acid sequence MVIIETIPLLRREIRRWRQEGKRIALVPTMGNLHDGHMTLVDEARARADVVVVSIFVNPMQFDKADDLARYPRTLQEDCEKLTRRGVDLVFSPAPADIYPHGMATHTYVEVPVLSEMLEGASRPGHFRGVATVVSKLFNLVQPDIACFGEKDYQQLALIRKMVDDMGTDVEIVGVPTVRAKDGLALSSRNGYLTPEERKLAPALSRIMNQLAETLLQGERHVEDLLEGAAAELREAGLTPDELFIRDADSLQPLTVGSTRAVILMAAWLGKARLIDNCQVDLTV; translated from the coding sequence GTGGTAATCATTGAAACCATACCGTTGCTGCGCCGTGAGATCCGCCGCTGGCGACAAGAGGGCAAGCGCATCGCGCTGGTGCCGACCATGGGCAACCTGCACGACGGCCACATGACGCTGGTGGACGAGGCGCGGGCGCGCGCCGACGTGGTGGTGGTCAGCATCTTCGTCAACCCGATGCAGTTCGATAAGGCCGACGATCTGGCGCGCTACCCGCGCACCCTGCAAGAGGATTGCGAGAAGCTGACGCGGCGCGGCGTCGATCTGGTCTTCTCCCCCGCCCCGGCGGACATCTACCCGCATGGCATGGCGACCCACACCTATGTGGAGGTGCCGGTGCTCTCCGAGATGCTGGAGGGCGCCAGCCGCCCCGGCCACTTCCGCGGCGTCGCCACCGTGGTCAGCAAGCTGTTCAATCTGGTGCAGCCAGACATCGCCTGCTTCGGCGAGAAGGATTACCAACAGTTGGCGCTGATCCGCAAGATGGTGGATGACATGGGCACCGACGTCGAGATTGTCGGCGTGCCGACGGTGCGCGCCAAGGATGGGCTGGCCCTCAGCTCGCGCAATGGCTACCTGACGCCCGAGGAGCGCAAGCTGGCCCCGGCCCTCAGCCGCATCATGAACCAGCTGGCGGAGACGCTGTTGCAGGGCGAGCGCCACGTGGAGGATCTGCTGGAGGGCGCGGCCGCCGAGCTGCGCGAGGCGGGCCTGACGCCGGATGAGCTGTTCATCCGTGATGCCGACAGCCTGCAACCGCTGACGGTTGGCAGCACCCGCGCAGTGATTTTGATGGCCGCCTGGCTCGGCAAGGCGCGTTTGATTGATAACTGTCAGGTTGACCTGACGGTGTGA
- a CDS encoding ABC transporter permease translates to MTHLYWVALQSIWYKEINRFGRIWIQTLVPPVITMTLYFIIFGNLIGSRIGEMHGFDYMQFIVPGLIMMAVITNSYANVASSFFSAKFQRNIEELLVAPVPTHVVIAGYVGGGVARGICVGVLVTAVSLFFVPLQVHSWWVIALTLLLTSILFSLGGLLNAVFAKTFDDISLIPTFVLTPLTYLGGVFYSLTLLPPFWQAVSKLNPIVYMISGFRYGFLGISDVPLALTMAVLVAFIVVFYLLAWVLIQRGRGLRT, encoded by the coding sequence ATGACACATCTCTATTGGGTAGCGCTACAGAGTATCTGGTACAAAGAGATCAACCGGTTTGGCCGCATCTGGATCCAGACGCTGGTGCCGCCGGTGATCACCATGACGCTCTACTTCATCATCTTCGGCAACCTGATTGGTTCGCGCATCGGCGAGATGCACGGCTTTGACTACATGCAGTTCATCGTGCCGGGCCTGATCATGATGGCAGTGATCACCAACTCCTACGCCAACGTCGCCTCCTCGTTCTTCAGCGCCAAGTTCCAGCGCAACATTGAGGAGCTGCTGGTGGCACCGGTGCCGACCCACGTGGTGATCGCTGGCTATGTCGGCGGCGGCGTGGCGCGCGGCATCTGCGTCGGCGTGCTGGTGACGGCGGTGTCGCTGTTCTTCGTGCCGCTGCAGGTGCACTCATGGTGGGTGATCGCGCTGACGCTGCTGCTGACCTCGATCCTGTTCTCGCTCGGCGGCCTGCTGAACGCGGTGTTTGCCAAGACCTTCGACGACATCAGCCTGATCCCGACCTTTGTGCTGACGCCGCTCACCTATCTGGGCGGGGTGTTCTACTCGCTGACGCTGCTGCCGCCCTTCTGGCAGGCGGTGTCGAAGCTGAACCCGATCGTCTACATGATCAGCGGCTTCCGCTACGGCTTCCTTGGCATCAGTGACGTGCCGCTGGCCCTCACCATGGCAGTGCTGGTGGCCTTTATCGTGGTCTTCTACCTGCTGGCGTGGGTCTTGATCCAGCGCGGGCGCGGCCTGCGTACCTGA
- the gluQRS gene encoding tRNA glutamyl-Q(34) synthetase GluQRS — protein sequence MPERLSPAPYIGRFAPSPSGELHFGSLIAALGSYLRARAQQGRWLVRIEDIDPPREMPGAAARILRQLEHYGLHWDGEVLYQSQRHDAYREALSQLIAAGRAYYCTCTRSRIQSIGGVYDGHCRPLHLGAHNAALRLVQSQPVYGFEDGLRGWLAADPRLAEEDFIIHRRDGLFAYNLAVVVDDHYQGVTEIVRGADLIEPTVRQIALYHQFGWQAPGYIHLPLALNEHGDKLSKQNHAPALPEGDPRPVLAEALRFLNQPLPADWRDLSLAQLLAHAVAHWQLEAVPR from the coding sequence ATGCCTGAACGCCTCTCCCCCGCTCCCTATATTGGCCGCTTTGCGCCATCGCCCTCCGGCGAGCTGCACTTTGGTTCCCTGATCGCCGCGCTTGGTAGTTACCTGCGCGCCCGTGCCCAACAGGGTCGCTGGCTGGTGCGCATCGAGGATATCGATCCGCCGCGCGAGATGCCCGGTGCCGCGGCGCGCATCCTGCGCCAGCTGGAGCACTACGGCCTGCACTGGGACGGCGAGGTGCTCTACCAGTCACAGCGCCATGACGCCTACCGCGAGGCACTAAGCCAGCTGATTGCCGCTGGCCGCGCCTACTACTGCACCTGCACCCGCAGCCGCATCCAGTCGATCGGTGGCGTCTATGACGGCCACTGCCGCCCGCTGCATTTGGGCGCGCACAATGCCGCCCTGCGGCTGGTGCAGTCGCAGCCGGTCTATGGCTTTGAGGATGGCCTGCGCGGCTGGCTGGCGGCCGACCCACGGCTGGCGGAGGAGGATTTCATCATCCACCGGCGCGATGGCCTGTTCGCCTATAACCTGGCGGTGGTGGTGGACGACCATTATCAGGGGGTGACGGAGATTGTGCGCGGCGCGGATCTGATCGAACCGACGGTGCGGCAGATTGCGCTCTACCACCAGTTCGGCTGGCAGGCGCCCGGCTATATCCACCTGCCGCTGGCGCTGAATGAGCATGGCGACAAGCTCTCTAAGCAGAACCATGCGCCAGCGCTGCCGGAGGGCGACCCGCGCCCGGTGCTGGCGGAGGCGCTGCGCTTCCTTAACCAGCCGCTGCCAGCGGATTGGCGCGACCTGAGTCTGGCGCAACTGCTGGCGCACGCGGTGGCGCACTGGCAACTGGAGGCGGTGCCGCGATGA